Genomic DNA from Fusarium oxysporum Fo47 chromosome IX, complete sequence:
ACTTGGGAGATAGCCATTACGAGTCGACCCTTCGATAAGCGATGAGCATACGTTTTCGTCGACGATTATAACGATTTACTCGAATCTTGCCTTCGTCATCTGTCACTCGTTATAAAACCGATTCAAATCAATTCAAACCGAACACGCAACCTTAATATCTGGCCTTTGCGCCGCAATTTAATCTTCTCTCCCTTCTTATCACTCTCCTGTGATGGAAAAGTTCCCCGACTTCATCGATACGCCCCTGGGCGAGTCACCGTCAGAGAGCCCTTTGAATCCTCCCGGGTGGGCAAATGGCGCACCTCCTCGTCCCTCAGATCGATGGCGACCCGCCTCGAAATCAGATAATGGCTGGTCAACGGCTCCTCGAGGGCACAATCGACAAAAGAGCCTCACGGATGCTATTCGTACAATAAGAGGTCGCAATGGCAGTGTTAGCCAGAACGCCCACGAGATCGCCGATGCCCTACGTGCCCCCGTCTCTCCGAAGCTTATTGTACGCCCTTCTTCCCGAGCCCCAAGCCAAATGTAGAGTTACCAGTTCAAAGTGCTGACCTGATGTTGCGGTACACAGATTCTGTGCCTGTTGTGGTACACTTCGTCTGCCCTTACAAACACCTCCTCCAAGTCCATCTTGATAGCCTTTGACAAGCCCGCTACTTTGACGCTGGTCCAATTCGCTTTCGTCTCCTCGTTATGTATCTTCATGGCATGGCTTGCGACCATCTTCCCAGTCTTGCGAACCAAAATTACAGCTCTCAAGCACCCGATTCGAAAGCCAACTCGCGACGTTATCAGAACGACTCTGCCTTTAGCCGCATTCCAGATCGGTGGCCACCTTCTTAGTTCGACAGCTACCTCAAAGATCCCTGTGTCACTTGTCCATACCATCAAGGGTCTTTCACCCCTCTTTACCGTTCTCGCTTATAGAATCGTGTACGACATTCGGTACCCCAAGACGACGTACCTGTCTCTGATCCCTCTCACATTCGGCGTCATGTTGGCCTGCTCGGGCAAAACGACCTATGGTGGAGAGCTTATTGGTGTTATCCATGCTCTTTTGGCTACCGTCATCTTCGTTACCCAAAACATCTTCTCtaagaagctcttcaacgAGGCTGCTAAAGCTGAGGCTGAGTCGCCCCATTCACTACCTAAGAAGTTGGATAAGCTCAACTTACTTTGCTACTCTTCTGGCATGGCTTTTCTTCTCACATTGCCCATCTGGCTTTGGTCTGAAGGATTCACTCTTCTCATGAACTTCTACCACGAGGGCTCGATAGACTTGAATGAGCAACCCAACTCGATGGACCATGGAAGACTCACGCTTGAGTTTGTCTTTAACGGTGTCTTCCATTTTGGCCAGAACATTCTCGCCTTCATCCTACTCTCCATGGTCTCCCCTGTTACCTATTCAGTAGCAAGTCTCATCAAGCGTGTGTTCGTCATTGTCTTGGCTCTGGTATGGTTCAGGAGTCCCACAACACCCCTACAAGGTGTGGGCATTGCTCTCACCTTTCTGGGTCTCTACTTGTATGACCGAACAAAGTCTGGCAACAAGGCCGATCAAAAGGCTCAGTCGATGCAGATTAAGCGATCATCGATTCTCCCCATCACAAATAATGGACTGCGCCCAACACCTATCATGGAATCCCCTCAAAGTACTGAGCTCAACGCCCGTTCTTATCCCTACCATGAAGGCTACTTTGGTCGGCCGTCTGCGGCAGAAGATCCAAAAAAGTCAGACGATGGTGTTCCTCGCAGCCGTACTCCTGGCACTGGTAACGGAGGCTGGCTCCCTCCAGGAACTAAACAGGAAGACACATGGCAGCCAGGCGATCGGGTTGCTGGCGTTGCATGAGCGTTGCATGATATTTCTCATGAGTATGTGTTAGATTGCGTATTTCTTTGGTGAACAGATTTGGTGTTTCGAATTCAAACAATCAAAAAGATATGAGAGCTAGAGTTTCTCGTGTAAGGTGTTGTTGTTACTTTATGTCCCGATATCTAGATGAAGGGCTTTGGGTTCCTGTATGACATATCATGGGATGGCGTTTTTTGTTTTGAGAGACAAGACACAACGACACTTGTGAGGCCCTCCTTTTGTCAAGGGAGCGCCGGATGCAATGTATCATTAGGTGGATATGGAATGATAATGCTGGACTATTTTGGATAGATGAGCCTGCGATCACAGCTCGAGCGTGACGTATTGACGATCTGGTTTAAAATCTTGCTTGATATATGCTTTAATCGAGATGCCCTACTGGTCTACTATATGCGTCGGGTATCAGTCTATCAGCCATTCTTCGACTTCGACGCCTATACTTCTCCCTATTCCTCGTATCACCTCCCATGCAACATTAATCCTCCACTTGCCTCCTCGATCCATGACATCTCCTGCGCCTCCTACTCGTGTCAACAGTCTTAAGCTCGCAAGTGTCGATACAGCCATGGCTACATCTGCATCGAGGCCGGCAGCGCCTACGGCGGTGCCATCTGCCCATTCATTTCGTACAGCGGCAAAGATAGCCATCATTCGCTCAAGGACAAAAGCGTGTGCGCCAAGGAGTTTGCGGGCGATCTTGCGATGCTTCGTCCGTGTAGCTCCCCGAGCAACAATACCTCCTCGGCGGCGCTTGCGGCCATGATGATATGTCGAGAAGAGTGTGAGATCATGGCGGGTTGCATTGTGGGAGGCGAGATAAGCTGATAGCAGCAGGAGACGAGCTGTCGTAGGGAGAAGGTTTGTGAGATCGGTTGCTGAGGCTGTAGGTTTCGTCGCGATGGTTTCAACGGGCTTGTTCTTTGGCCGAATAGAGACAATACTTGGGTTGAGCAAAGACTCATCTTGGAAATGCACTCTTCCTGCGATTAACAGCTTCGAGAACTCTTTCGGCAGATGTATTCCCGCTAGAATGGGCGCTGTGAAGCGCGGCCAAAGCGCGTGGCAGCTGTGCTTAAACGATGGAAGTGTGCGAGACGCTGATTTTGTGAGGGAGTCGTAAACGGCAGCGCAGAATCGAGTCCAGAGATCGGTGGTTTCCTGCTGCGTACATGTAGCAATCGATTTCGGTGGCGTGAGCGAGAGGACGCGAACGAATTCCTTCTTTTCGTAGGGAGGAAAAAGGAGATGCGCTGACGAAGGTGACCGTAGGAAGCCAGCGGGCGGAGATGTGACTATGAAGACGCAGGTGAGGCATGGAATCTGGACATTTGTTAGCTTTGTACATGTGTATCAAGGATGTTGGGTGCTCACAATTTCTGATAACCTCGCCAGAGCTGGTAACAATGTGGCCGGGGCATCTCTTTGTCGATCAATAGCATCCAGCACCAAGATAAAACGCCACCTCGCATCCCTCTTTGGATACTGAATCATCTTGACCATCTCAACCGTCAATTGCGCCAGCGTTTCGCATCGCCGAGGCACCTCCTCCCACTGCAGCGCCTCAGCAACCTGACCGACTATGCGTTCGAAGAGATGTCGTCCTGTGATGCATTGTACAGAGTTGACGATAGCAGCTTGCAGACCCCCTGAGGATTCATCGCTATTAATACTGGTGACGAGATCGGAGACAAGTCGATAGGTGATGGCGGATTTGCCTGTAGCCGTTGCGCCGTGGATGACGAGGTTTCGACAAGGAGCTGCATTGGGCTATATATTGTCAGTATGTTATGCCGATGTAGAAAGATGGTTGATAAACATCACATACATGCAGCAGCGTTGCTAGGGAGCGGATTTGATGCTCTCGACAAGGAAATGATTCGAACAAGGGAGTTAATATGACCTCATCTGGAAGACCAAACAGTGAGGTCATCGTGGTTCCTTGCATTTGGGCAATTCCACCGTCTTTGGGTACAATTGCTGGTTGAAGTTCACAAATTGTTCGAGATACGCATAAGTGAGCTTATCGGGGAGACGCGTTTGACGCGTTGCACGGTCCAAGATACGTCACTCGGGAAATAACCGGCCGACCATCCTGCACTTCACTTATAGGCATACCTACCTACTTAGCTTGCCTTAATACCTAGTAAGaacttttttactttattatgAAATAAATAGCCACGGCAAAACATATTCCATAAGTTCAAGTCGACgggtatatatatatatatatatcatTTCATAGACTCTATTCATTCCGAGAAACAAAACCACATGCAATATCCCCTATGCAATCCACAATCCGCAAACATTTGTAAACCTAACGCCG
This window encodes:
- a CDS encoding triose-phosphate transporter family-domain-containing protein, yielding MEKFPDFIDTPLGESPSESPLNPPGWANGAPPRPSDRWRPASKSDNGWSTAPRGHNRQKSLTDAIRTIRGRNGSVSQNAHEIADALRAPVSPKLIILCLLWYTSSALTNTSSKSILIAFDKPATLTLVQFAFVSSLCIFMAWLATIFPVLRTKITALKHPIRKPTRDVIRTTLPLAAFQIGGHLLSSTATSKIPVSLVHTIKGLSPLFTVLAYRIVYDIRYPKTTYLSLIPLTFGVMLACSGKTTYGGELIGVIHALLATVIFVTQNIFSKKLFNEAAKAEAESPHSLPKKLDKLNLLCYSSGMAFLLTLPIWLWSEGFTLLMNFYHEGSIDLNEQPNSMDHGRLTLEFVFNGVFHFGQNILAFILLSMVSPVTYSVASLIKRVFVIVLALVWFRSPTTPLQGVGIALTFLGLYLYDRTKSGNKADQKAQSMQIKRSSILPITNNGLRPTPIMESPQSTELNARSYPYHEGYFGRPSAAEDPKKSDDGVPRSRTPGTGNGGWLPPGTKQEDTWQPGDRVAGVA